A region of Lycium barbarum isolate Lr01 chromosome 3, ASM1917538v2, whole genome shotgun sequence DNA encodes the following proteins:
- the LOC132631206 gene encoding uncharacterized protein LOC132631206 has product MSSTSSSISSPQQVQSRTCKCGLIARYFTATTPENGGRRFYKCRLPASNFCGYWDWIDDKLPPHKVSTLEDKVSMLELKSGLEISNLKKVETLELKVHKLISLLLMSWAVIVGFVIAKIM; this is encoded by the exons ATGTCAAGCACATCCTCGTCTATTTCTTCTCCTCAACAAGTTCAGTCTCGAACTTGTAAGTGTGGATTGATTGCAAGATATTTTACTGCTACGACTCCTGAGAATGGTGGACGTCGATTCTACAAATGTCGTCTTCCTGCGTCAAACTTTTGCGGTTATTGGGATTGGATTGATGATAAACTGCCACCTCAT AAAGTTTCTACGTTGGAGGATAAAGTGTCAATGTTGGAGTTGAAGAGTGGTCTCGAAATTTCAAATTTGAAGAAAGTGGAAACCTTGGAGTTGAAAGTTCACAAATTGATAAGCTTGCTTCTAATGTCTTGGGCTGTTATTGTTGGTTTTGTAATTGCCAAGATAATGTAG
- the LOC132632103 gene encoding uncharacterized protein LOC132632103 isoform X2 → MSTSPLSNSCRMNLVCLNTHLPGLQKGMLSVSFSQSCSFKLCFPINGLCSRCCVVSATSSKLPQNKGLSSNLASQRYTDLKDNVPSSLNILEEQLRDLFNEVQALIRIGKENEARDLLLANFEAVKEQMDAGNKGIEEAAILDVTALGYMALGDIRTVKPLLDMLSEIVGDLKDEEPLLDSILTHMGNMYEKLENFEMSICLYGRAVKVIEKLYGNTSSFIVTPLLGMAKVLSSNGKTKNAKETYHRVVKILESSRGEESEELVVPLFGMGNLLLKEGRVTDAENAFNRILTTYMKLYGENDGRVGLSMSYLARVKCAKGDVNEAIDLYKEALRRLKDSDYITIDDQIMEKMRVDLAELLHMVGRGEEGRTLLEECLLITEKFKGEGHPNSVSHLVNLATSYSQSKLFAEAERLLRMSLQIMFKNVSPDDQSITFPMLHLAVTLYNLNRNEEAEKYALEVLQIRERAFGKDSQPVGEALDCLVSIQTRLGKDDGELLDLLQRVLKIQEKAFGTDSEEVMETMKKVVYYLEKMGRKHERLPLQRRLSKLRTKYKQMVQY, encoded by the exons ATGTCTACTTCTCCACTCTCCAACTCCTGCAG GATGAATCTTGTATGTTTAAATACCCATTTACCCGGACTGCAGAAAGGCATGTTGTCTGTCTCCTTTTCTCAAAGTTGTAGTTTTAAGCTTTGCTTTCCTATCAATGGTTTGTGTTCAAGGTGTTGTGTTGTCTCGGCTACCTCATCCAAATTGCCCCAAAACAAAGGACTTAGTTCAAATCTTGCTTCCCAAAG GTACACAGATTTAAAGGATAACGTGCCTAGCAGTCTAAATATTCTGGAGGAGCAGCTGAGGGATTTATTTAATGAAGTCCAAGCCCTGATAAGAATAGGGAAGGAAAATGAGGCCAGAGATCTGCTTCTAGCAAATTTTGAAGCTGTCAAAGAACAGATGGATGCAGGTAACAAGGGTATAGAAGAAGCTGCTATTCTTGATGTAACAGCCTTGGGGTACATGGCCCTCGGAGACATAAGGACTGTCAAACCCCTGCTGGATATG TTGAGCGAGATTGTTGGTGACTTGAAAGATGAGGAGCCTCTTCTGGACTCGATACTCACACATATGGGTAATATGTATGAAAAGTTGGAAAATTTTGAGATGTCCATTTGTCTGTATGGAAGAGCTGTGAAGGTTATTGAGAAATTATATG GAAATACCAGTTCTTTTATCGTCACTCCATTGTTAGGAATGGCAAAAGTTCTGAGTTCTAATGGAAAGACCAAAAACGCAAAAGAAACGTATCATCGCGTGGTTAAAATACTCGAATCTAGCAGGGGCGAAGAAAGTGAGGAACTGGTAGTGCCTTTATTTGGCATGGGCAATCTTCTTCTGAAGGAAGGGAGAGTGACTGATGCAGAAAATGCTTTTAATAG AATTTTGACCACGTACATGAAGTTATATGGAGAAAATGATGGCAGAGTTGGATTGTCTATGAGTTATCTTGCACGTGTGAAATGTGCGAAAG GAGATGTGAATGAAGCCATTGATCTGTATAAGGAGGCTCTACGTAGGCTGAAGGATTCTGATTATATAACCATAGATGATCAAATAATGGAGAAGATGAGAGTAGACTTGGCTGAATTACTTCATATGGTTGGAAG AGGTGAAGAAGGCCGCACTCTCCTAGAGGAGTGCTTGTTGATAACTGAGAAGTTCAAGGGAGAAGGGCATCCCAATTCAGTGTCTCATCTAGTGAATCTAGCCACTTCTTATTCACAGTCCAAACTTTTTGCAGAAGCTGAGCGCTTGCTAAGGATGAGTTTGCAGATTATGTTTAAGAATGTATCACCTGATGATCAATCAATTACTTTCCCAATGCTGCATCTTGCAGTTACTCTCTACAATCTAAACCGTAATGAGGAAGCCGAAAAATATGCATTAGAGGTTCTGCAAATCCGCGAGAGGGCATTTGGAAAAGATTCTCAGCCAGTTG GGGAGGCTCTTGACTGCTTGGTCTCCATTCAGACCCGGCTTGGAAAGGATGATGGTGAATTGCTGGACTTGCTCCAGAGGGTACTGAAAATTCAAGAGAAAGCTTTTGGTACTGACAGTGAGGAAGTCATGGAAACAATGAAAAAAGTTGTATATTACTTGGAGAAAATGGGGAGGAAACATGAGAGACTTCCTCTGCAAAGAAGATTATCAAAGCTCAGAACTAAATATAAGCAAATGGTTCAATATTAA
- the LOC132632102 gene encoding uncharacterized protein LOC132632102, which produces MSSAELRSRHSSRNAKRESRDPSGCKEFKLHEFEKDNSHELLSMVEPELKVYSSESVDILKLCGENQLIEEFYPQTYCDDVAKLDHQLKGYNPSAYSYKDTPSLMLENVVGDGSQKTPVKTDAGGFMDFEYYSRLDPGDTKKACSKLDSEWIGVEKAEPWWRTADMELAASSSPRSSGRIANSDLSWRQCLGSESYNCSQWSNQVSMTEMESLPTPDCYPGQHPSHSQQRILCVRKGCSTRGLGQLVSGDDNLSTANILSAETQPGSSDLSKGQLLEALCHSQTRAREAEQLAQQAYNEKEHVIKLFFRQASHLFAYRQWLQILQLEALVLQLRNKDEQNSVNYSPFFPVILNKGRKLKKCGYNKPIKRKPGKGKGKINKSAIAFALGLSLAGAGLLLGWTMGLLFPAF; this is translated from the exons ATGTCTTCTGCTGAATTAAGGTCTCGCCACAGTTCTAGAAATGCAAAAAGAGAGTCACGGGATCCTTCAGGCTGCAAGGAATTTAAACTTCATGAATTTGAGAAAGATAATTCACATGAACTTTTAAGCATGGTAGAGCCTGAGCTCAAAGTCTATAGCTCAGAGAGTGTTGATATTCTGAAATTATGCGGGGAAAACCAATTGATCGAGGAGTTCTATCCTCAAACATATTGCGATGATGTTGCAAAGCTAGACCACCAGCTCAAAGGCTACAATCCCTCTGCATATAGTTACAAAGATACGCCATCACTCATGCTCGAAAATGTAGTGGGTGACGGTTCACAGAAAACACCAGTAAAAACGGATGCCGGAGGATTTATGGACTTTGAATATTACAGCCGCCTTGATCCTGGAGACACCAAAAAAGCTTGTTCTAAACTGGACTCTGAATGGATTGGAGTAGAGAAGGCGGAACCATGGTGGCGCACAGCTGATATGGAGTTAGCTGCCTCAAGTTCTCCCAGGTCATCTGGACGTATTGCGAATTCGGATCTTTCATGGCGTCAGTGTTTGGGAAGTGAGTCATATAATTGTTCTCAGTGGTCTAACCAGGTAAGTATGACAGAGATGGAATCTCTGCCTACTCCTGATTGTTATCCAGGACAACATCCTTCACACAGCCAACAGAGGATACTGTGTGTTCGCAAAGGGTGCTCGACACGTGGGTTAGGACAACTAGTAAG TGGTGACGACAATTTAAGTACTGCCAACATCCTCTCAGCAGAAACCCAACCAGGATCAAGCGATCTCAGCAAAGGACAGCTGTTAGAAGCACTGTGTCATTCTCAAACCCGTGCAAGAGAGGCCGAACAACTGGCACAGCAAGCCTACAACGAGAAGGAACATGTGATCAAGCTATTCTTCAGACAGGCTTCTCACCTCTTTGCTTACCGGCAGTGGCTTCAAATTTTGCAGCTTGAAGCTCTTGTTCTCCAGCTCAGGAATAAAGATGAGCAAAATTCCGTCAACTATTCACCTTTCTTTCCCGTTATCCTAAACAAAGGCAGGAAACTGAAGAAGTGTGGATATAATAAGCCTATTAAGAGGAAGCCAGGAAAGGGAAAAGGCAAGATAAACAAATCTGCTATAGCTTTTGCCTTGGGTTTGAGTCTTGCTGGTGCTGGTTTGCTACTTGGTTGGACCATGGGATTGCTATTTCCTGCTTTCTAA
- the LOC132631205 gene encoding uncharacterized protein LOC132631205 encodes MANFTKLEFVALDISGKNYLSWVLDAEIHLDAMGLGDSIKEKNKASNQENAKAMIFLRHHLDEALKIEYLTIQDPLVLCKNLKERYDHLKMVFLPKARHEWINLRLQDFKTITKYNSEMFRITSILTLCGETISDSDKLEKTFSTFHASNVLLQQQYREKGFTKGGKGRGPSRGHGRGHDSGRGCDNGQGINSSLGVNHSSKKNHYQIGKKKDDKHEVPEARSSEDKCYRCGGSGHWSRTYRTAKHLVELYQASMKRKEKNPEANFISENQDDIMDVVDFFEHPEGKIDHLIGDGSIVRGD; translated from the exons ATGGCTAACTTCACGAAACTTGAGTTTGTTGCCCTTGATATTTCAGGCAAGAACTACCTATCATGGGTGCTAGATGCTGAAATCCATCTGGATGCTATGGGTCTTGGAGACagcattaaagaaaaaaataaagcttCCAACCAAGAAAATGCCAAGGCTATGATATTCTTGCGTCATCACCTTGATGAGGCCCTAAAGATTGAATATCTTACTATTCAGGATCCACTTGTTTTATGcaaaaacttgaaagaaaggtatgaccacctgaagatggtcttcCTCCCAAAAGCACGACATGAATGGATTAatctaaggctacaagatttcaaGACAATTACGAAGTACAATTCTGAGATGTTCAGAATTACTTCTATATTGACACTATGTGGAGAGACGATTAGCGATTCTGATAAGTTGGAAAAAACGTTCTCCACCTTTCATGCCTCGAATGTGCTCCTGCAACAGCAATATCGAGAGAAAGGCTTCACAAA GGGTGGaaaaggtcgtggccccagtcgtggtcatggtcgtggtcatGATAGTGGTCGTGGTTGTGATAATGGTCAAGGAATAAATTCTTCTCTTGGTGTTAATCATTCATCAAAGAAGAATCACTACCAGATAGGGAAAAAGAAGGATGATAAGCATGAAGTGCCAGAAGCACGTAGCTCAGAAGACAAATGCTATCGATGTGGTGGAAGTggacactggtcacgtacctaTCGTACGGCGAAGCACTTGGTTGAGCTTTATCAGGCATCAAtgaaaaggaaagagaaaaatCCCGAAGCTAATTTTATCTCTGAAAATCAAGATGACATCATGGATGTAGTAGATTTCTTTGAGCACCCTGAAGGAAAGATAGATCACTTGATTGGTGATGGATCTATTGTTAGAGGTGATTga
- the LOC132632103 gene encoding uncharacterized protein LOC132632103 isoform X1 has protein sequence MSTSPLSNSCRMNLVCLNTHLPGLQKGMLSVSFSQSCSFKLCFPINGLCSRCCVVSATSSKLPQNKGLSSNLASQSRYTDLKDNVPSSLNILEEQLRDLFNEVQALIRIGKENEARDLLLANFEAVKEQMDAGNKGIEEAAILDVTALGYMALGDIRTVKPLLDMLSEIVGDLKDEEPLLDSILTHMGNMYEKLENFEMSICLYGRAVKVIEKLYGNTSSFIVTPLLGMAKVLSSNGKTKNAKETYHRVVKILESSRGEESEELVVPLFGMGNLLLKEGRVTDAENAFNRILTTYMKLYGENDGRVGLSMSYLARVKCAKGDVNEAIDLYKEALRRLKDSDYITIDDQIMEKMRVDLAELLHMVGRGEEGRTLLEECLLITEKFKGEGHPNSVSHLVNLATSYSQSKLFAEAERLLRMSLQIMFKNVSPDDQSITFPMLHLAVTLYNLNRNEEAEKYALEVLQIRERAFGKDSQPVGEALDCLVSIQTRLGKDDGELLDLLQRVLKIQEKAFGTDSEEVMETMKKVVYYLEKMGRKHERLPLQRRLSKLRTKYKQMVQY, from the exons ATGTCTACTTCTCCACTCTCCAACTCCTGCAG GATGAATCTTGTATGTTTAAATACCCATTTACCCGGACTGCAGAAAGGCATGTTGTCTGTCTCCTTTTCTCAAAGTTGTAGTTTTAAGCTTTGCTTTCCTATCAATGGTTTGTGTTCAAGGTGTTGTGTTGTCTCGGCTACCTCATCCAAATTGCCCCAAAACAAAGGACTTAGTTCAAATCTTGCTTCCCAAAG CAGGTACACAGATTTAAAGGATAACGTGCCTAGCAGTCTAAATATTCTGGAGGAGCAGCTGAGGGATTTATTTAATGAAGTCCAAGCCCTGATAAGAATAGGGAAGGAAAATGAGGCCAGAGATCTGCTTCTAGCAAATTTTGAAGCTGTCAAAGAACAGATGGATGCAGGTAACAAGGGTATAGAAGAAGCTGCTATTCTTGATGTAACAGCCTTGGGGTACATGGCCCTCGGAGACATAAGGACTGTCAAACCCCTGCTGGATATG TTGAGCGAGATTGTTGGTGACTTGAAAGATGAGGAGCCTCTTCTGGACTCGATACTCACACATATGGGTAATATGTATGAAAAGTTGGAAAATTTTGAGATGTCCATTTGTCTGTATGGAAGAGCTGTGAAGGTTATTGAGAAATTATATG GAAATACCAGTTCTTTTATCGTCACTCCATTGTTAGGAATGGCAAAAGTTCTGAGTTCTAATGGAAAGACCAAAAACGCAAAAGAAACGTATCATCGCGTGGTTAAAATACTCGAATCTAGCAGGGGCGAAGAAAGTGAGGAACTGGTAGTGCCTTTATTTGGCATGGGCAATCTTCTTCTGAAGGAAGGGAGAGTGACTGATGCAGAAAATGCTTTTAATAG AATTTTGACCACGTACATGAAGTTATATGGAGAAAATGATGGCAGAGTTGGATTGTCTATGAGTTATCTTGCACGTGTGAAATGTGCGAAAG GAGATGTGAATGAAGCCATTGATCTGTATAAGGAGGCTCTACGTAGGCTGAAGGATTCTGATTATATAACCATAGATGATCAAATAATGGAGAAGATGAGAGTAGACTTGGCTGAATTACTTCATATGGTTGGAAG AGGTGAAGAAGGCCGCACTCTCCTAGAGGAGTGCTTGTTGATAACTGAGAAGTTCAAGGGAGAAGGGCATCCCAATTCAGTGTCTCATCTAGTGAATCTAGCCACTTCTTATTCACAGTCCAAACTTTTTGCAGAAGCTGAGCGCTTGCTAAGGATGAGTTTGCAGATTATGTTTAAGAATGTATCACCTGATGATCAATCAATTACTTTCCCAATGCTGCATCTTGCAGTTACTCTCTACAATCTAAACCGTAATGAGGAAGCCGAAAAATATGCATTAGAGGTTCTGCAAATCCGCGAGAGGGCATTTGGAAAAGATTCTCAGCCAGTTG GGGAGGCTCTTGACTGCTTGGTCTCCATTCAGACCCGGCTTGGAAAGGATGATGGTGAATTGCTGGACTTGCTCCAGAGGGTACTGAAAATTCAAGAGAAAGCTTTTGGTACTGACAGTGAGGAAGTCATGGAAACAATGAAAAAAGTTGTATATTACTTGGAGAAAATGGGGAGGAAACATGAGAGACTTCCTCTGCAAAGAAGATTATCAAAGCTCAGAACTAAATATAAGCAAATGGTTCAATATTAA